A single region of the Pyricularia oryzae 70-15 chromosome 4, whole genome shotgun sequence genome encodes:
- a CDS encoding tryptophan synthase, protein MEHINQTFERCKARGRPALVTYVTAGYPKAEDTPGIMLAMEQGGADVIELGVPFTDPIADGPTIQTANTIALKNRVTLSSTLQMVRDARKQGLKAPVMMMGYYNPLRAYGEAKLLQDCKEAGVNGFILVDLPPEEAVSFRKLCTVAGLSYVPLIAPATSDARMRLLCQLADSFIYVVSRQGVTGATGTLNQALPELVARVKKYSGNRPAAVGFGVSTREHFLSVGGLADGVVVGSQIITTLAKAEPGKGLEAVREYCSYLCGRASAEDVAEVTVAPAADHSEKAKTGDEVGAKLSGSTAGQGENDADLVAQLAAMHGKIPDRFGEFGGQYVPESLMDCLSELEEGFNKIIDDPAFWEEYRSYYPYMGRPGQLHLAERLTEHAGGARIWLKREDLNHTGSHKINNALGQLLLARRLGKTRIIAETGAGQHGVATATVCAKFGMECTVYMGAEDVRRQALNVFRMRLLGAKVVPVEAGTKTLRDAVNEAMRSWVVDLDTTHYIIGSAIGPHPFPTIVRTFQSVIGKETKEQMMKLKGKLPDAVVACVGGGSNAVGMFYPFSNDPSVKLLGVEAAGDGVETLRHSATLSAGTKGVLHGVRTYVLQDEHGQITDTHSVSAGLDYPGVGPELANWKDSERAKFVNATDAQAFTAFRLISQLEGIIPALESAHGIYGAVELAKTMGKDEDVVICLSGRGDKDVQSVADELPRIGPVIGWDLRF, encoded by the exons ATGGAACACATCAACCAGACTTTTGAGCGGTGCAAGGCCCGCGGCAGG CCAGCGCTTGTCACATATGTCACCGCTGGCTACCCCAAGGCCGAGGACACGCCCGGTATTATGTTGGCCATGGAGCAGGGCGGCGCCG ACGTTATCGAGCTCGGTGTCCCCTTCACTGACCCCATTGCCGACGGACCAACAATCCAGACTGCCAACACT ATCGCGCTCAAGAACCGCGTCACCCTTTCCTCAACACTTCAGATGGTCCGTGACGCAAGAAAGCAGGGTCTGAAGGCGCCCGTCATGATGATGGGTTACTACAACCCACTCCGGGCGTACGGCGAGGCAAAGCTGCTGCAGGACTGCAAGGAGGCCGGCGTCAACggcttcatcctcgtcgactTGCCACCTGAGGAGGCGGTTTCTTTCCGCAAGCTCTGCACCGTTGCTGG ACTCTCATACGTACCCCTGATTGCACCAGCAACGTCCGACGCTCGTATGCGACTCCTCTGCCAGCTCGCCGACTCCTTCATCTACGTCGTCTCACGGCAGGGTGTTACGGGCGCAACGGGAACCCTCAACCAGGCACTACCGGAGCTGGTGGCGCGGGTAAAGAAGTACAGTGGAAACAGGCCGGCGGCTGTGGGCTTTGGCGTCTCGACCCGGGAGCACTTCCTCTCGGTCGGCGGGCTGGCGGACGGTGTCGTCGTCGGCAGCCAAATCATCACgacgctggccaaggccgagccTGGCAAGGGCCTGGAGGCGGTGCGGGAGTACTGCTCCTACCTGTGCGGGCGGGCTTCGGCCGAGGACGTCGCTGAGGTCACAGTTGCCCCGGCGGCGGACCACAGTGAGAAGGCCAAGACAGGAGACGAGGTGGGCGCCAAGCTCTCGGGCAGCACCGCGGGCCAGGGCGAGAACGACGCGGACCTGGTTGCGCAGCTCGCGGCCATGCATGGCAAGATCCCCGACCGGTTCGGCGAGTTTGGCGGTCAGTACGTGCCCGAGTCGCTCATGGACTGCCTGTCGGAGCTGGAGGAGGGCTTCAACAAGATCATCGACGACCCGGCGTTCTGGGAGGAGTACAGGTCTTACTACCCTTACATGGGCCGACCGGGCCAGCTGCATCTCGCCGAGAGGCTGACGGAGCATGCCGGCGGTGCCCGGATCTGGCTGAAGCGTGAGGACCTGAACCACACCGGTAGCCACAAGATTAACAATGCGCTCGGCCAGCTGCTGCTCGCACGGAGGCTGGGCAAGACGCGCATCATTGCCGAGACGGGCGCCGGTCAGCACGGTGTCGCGACGGCGACGGTGTGTGCCAAATTCGGCATGGAGTGCACCGTCTACATGGGCGCCGAGGACGTGCGGCGGCAAGCCCTCAACGTCTTCCGCATGCGGCTTTTGGGTGCAAAGGTTGTCCCGGTCGAGGCGGGCACCAAGACTCTCAGAGACGCGGTCAATGAGGCCATGAGGTCCTGGGTTGTCGACCTTGACACCACGCACTACATCATCGGTTCGGCCATTGGACCGCATCCGTTCCCCACCATTGTGAGGACGTTCCAGTCCGTCATTGGTAAGGAGACAAAGGAGCAGATGATGAAGCTGAAGGGCAAGCTGCCCGATGCAGTGGTTGCGTGCGTCGGTGGCGGCTCCAACGCCGTCGGCATGTTCTACCCCTTCAGCAACGACCCGAGCGTCAAGCTGCTGGGAGTTGAGGCGGCGGGCGACGGTGTCGAGACTCTGAGGCACAGTGCAACCCTTTCGGCTGGCACCAAGGGCGTTCTTCACGGCGTGAGGACGTATGTGCTGCAGGACGAGCACGGTCAGATCACCGACACCCACTCGGTGTCGGCTGGTCTCGACTACCCTGGTGTGGGTCCTGAGCTGGCAAACTGGAAGGACAGCGAGAGGGCCAAGTTCGTCAACGCCACGGACGCGCAGGCCTTTACGGCCTTTAGGCTCATCAGCCAGCTTGAGGGCATCATCCCGGCACTCGAGTCGGCGCACGGCATATACGGCGCCGTCGAGTTGGCAAAGACGATGGGCAAGGACGAGGACGTCGTCATTTGCCTCAGCGGACGTGGTGACAAGGACGTACAGAGTGTTGCGGATGAGTTGCCAAGGATTGGCCCCGTCATTGGATGGGACCTCAGGTTTtaa
- a CDS encoding 54S ribosomal protein L24 has translation MPPSRALAGGVAFLSSAARGSRASTSALRQFTTTTASPYKQPKGPATRELPIPSPSAQHPEIPAYPFGPRATYKQSNKGLYGSASIRFGNNVSEKYNVKTRRKWRPNVQTRRLYSESLGQMIRTRVTTRVLRTIDKVGGLDNYLLGTKTQRLKDLGPWGWRLRWRIMQTPKVRAMFARQREELGLPPQGAVQEFLPEGETAESLMRQTDEMLSREDEFEIGEQEADVHVDVVPDNFMAEEKRPSGAEVKNL, from the coding sequence ATGCCACCCTCCCGCGCCCTCGCCGGAGGCGTGGCCTTCCTCTCCTCTGCAGCTCGCGGATCCCGAGCCTCGACCTCGGCGCTGCGCCAATTCACAACAACGACTGCCTCGCCTTACAAGCAACCCAAGGGCCCCGCGACGCGCGAGCTGCCCATCCCGTCACCGTCGGCACAGCACCCCGAGATCCCAGCTTACCCCTTTGGTCCGCGGGCGACGTACAAGCAGTCCAACAAGGGCCTGTACGGGTCGGCGTCGATCCGGTTCGGCAACAATGTGTCGGAAAAGTACAACGTGAAGACGCGGCGCAAGTGGCGACCCAATGTGCAGACGCGGCGGCTGTACTCGGAGTCGCTGGGTCAGATGATCAGGACCCGCGTCACCACGAGGGTACTACGGACCATTGACAAGGTCGGTGGCCTCGACAACTACCTGCTCGGCACAAAGACCCAGAGGCTCAAGGACCTGGGCCCTTGGGGATGGAGGCTCAGGTGGCGCATCATGCAGACCCCTAAGGTCCGGGCCATGTTTGCCCGCCAGCGCGAGGAGCTTGGCCTGCCGCCCCAGGGCGCCGTGCAGGAGTTCTTGCCCGAGGGGGAGACGGCTGAAAGCCTCATGAGGCAAACGGACGAGATGCTCAGTCGCGAGGATGAGTTTGAGATTGGTGAGCAGGAGGCGGATGTCCACGTGGATGTTGTGCCAGATAACTTCATGGCCGAGGAGAAGAGGCCGAGCGGCGCAGAGGTGAAGAACCTGTAG
- a CDS encoding aspartate aminotransferase, which translates to MPRDPRPSRIARDANTFTDCQARITEAFKADSNNKKINLGVGAYRDDAGKPYVLPSVRQAEEKVIAARMNKEYAGITGVPEFTSGALTLAYGKDSTALDRTAITQSISGTGALRIGAEFLSKFYPGAKNIYIPTPSWANHGAVFTQAGLKVEKYRYYNKDTIGLDFEGLVADVKAAPKGSIFLFHACAHNPTGVDPTPEQWREIETVVKSAGHYAFFDMAYQGFASGDIHKDAFALRHFVAQGHNVCLAQSFAKNMGLYGERVGAFSIVCDSAEEKKRVDSQLKILVRPMYSNPPIHGARIAAQILNTPALYDQWLAEVKGMADRIITMRALLKENLEKLGSKHDWSHITSQIGMFAYTGLTPEQMEQLAKSHSVYATKDGRISVAGITSENVGRLAEAIFKIKG; encoded by the exons ATGCCACGAGACCCCCGACCGAGCAGGATAGCGCGCGATGCGAACACTTTTACTGATTGTCAAGCAC GTATCACTGAAGCTTTCAAGGccgacagcaacaacaagaaGATCAACCTCG GTGTTGGCGCCTACCGCGATGACGCTGGCAAGCCCTACGTGCTGCCGTCAGTCAGGCAAGCCGAGGAGAAGGTTATTGCAGCTCGCATGAACAAGGAGTACGCCGGAATCACTGGTGTGCCTGAATTCACTTCAGGAGCTCTTACCCTGGCCTACGGCAAGGACTCGACCGCCCTCGACCGCACTGCCATCACCCAGTCCATTTCTGGCACTGGTGCTCTGCGCATCGGCGCCGAGTTCCTTTCCAAGTTCTACCCTGGCGCGAAGAACATCTACATCCCCACCCCGTCATGGGCCAACCACGGCGCCGTCTTCACACAGGCCGGCCTGAAGGTTGAGAAGTACCGCTACTACAACAAGGACACCATCGGCCTCGACTTTGAGGGTCTGGTCGCCGACGTCAAGGCCGCACCCAAGGGCTCCATCTTCCTCTTCCACGCCTGCGCCCACAACCCCACCGGTGTCGACCCTACTCCTGAGCAGTGGCGCGAGATTGAGACTGTCGTCAAGTCGGCCGGTCACTACGCCTTCTTCGACATGGCTTACCAGGGATTCGCTTCAGGTGACATCCACAAGGACGCTTTTGCGCTGCGCCACTTCGTCGCCCAGGGTCACAACGTCTGCTTGGCCCAGTCCTTCGCCAAGAACATGGGTCTGTACGGCGAGCGCGTCGGTGCTTTCTCCATCGTGTGCGACTCggccgaggagaagaagcgcgTTGACTCGCAGCTCAAGATCCTCGTGCGCCCCATGTACTCGAACCCCCCAATCCACGGTGCCAGGATCGCCGCCCAGATCCTCAACACCCCGGCCCTCTACGACCAGTGGCTGGCTGAGGTCAAGGGCATGGCTGACCGCATCATTACCATGAGGGCTCTGCTTAAGGAGAACCTTGAGAAGCTCGGCAGCAAGCACGACTGGTCCCACATCACCAGCCAGATTGGCATGTTCGCCTACACCGGTCTGACCCCCGAGCAGATGGAGCAGCTCGCCAAGAGCCACTCGGTCTACGCCACCAAGGACGGCCGTATCTCGGTCGCTGGTATCACCAGCGAGAACGTTGGCCGTCTTGCTGAGGCTATCTTCAAGATCAAGGGTTAG
- a CDS encoding NADPH-ferrihemoprotein reductase, whose protein sequence is MSERSCPVSGSLGAKCPGARAAGGRSQLRGPRGCSFSGYSQPGDLHAAFDIPRGVDAEEWLRLRERKTINEVLYSNIPAPSVLNATKHIDTLTASDHDLLAVALGAPARQVIIRAEEVGPRSGWRDGFLTAEYGFVPHDPDVSPAALAASPGRIWSDLCERMPGCVARGRVRESVAALPVIEATEDIIPDDALWAACVVLGMLCSIYRYEENNDGSEGVNTSAASSRPAVEMSDDVVEELKGIPRSIGLPYFQVSKRLGRAIPHLSFPDQSSYNVKLRDPRSVYPYRDRFDNIDLRWPVFGERTEIAFLKGCADTSASFQHGPDAIASCQEHVMSKNVEGLLRELIRLKEIIERMPNAFHSISPNPSSGENFVSAEEWVRWGQFSKPLSKRCAAASGLQFPPYLLMDAFLGRKKYRSFLGAEGVHLRAWQPANLRAFIAAVEYHYSVPEFVEKSGDPRLIGVLDGIVEAYCGERGFMGVHRYKVYGILEVAAKTGRSETNGASGAADGLKPWEETHKQFSEAMKERLEPYRGEIPEPNQMRGTFEECRYRAKILSRASVDNDPNRSIAGVTLDIQNTGITFQPGDRLAVMPLNSWEECAKVAAALGLDETLLEAPVEPNQKWTRFLGHLKSVSRATSTVVPQLAVKDILRRGHLAPLTKELVLKVHAMLRASSTTVLQVLATDEWPVRGSLGDLLQAAVLETPELIWDQAFDLQGDFAWLGDLVPVEVPRTYSISNYPDELLPSTVDLTISRSEYLLSSIFANSDRITRAGVSSGFLNPMVSSHDETLLPIDEDVLVGVSRPVAFQLPLDGAAPCAFFAGGSGIAPFRGFWQARVGNSVGRNILYLGVQSREKFCYENELRQYVGSGQMEVHLAFSRDSRGLAYDPQARDLVEKKMPPRYINDLIIEEGSTVCDLVMSKKQGGLGGYLYVCGSVSVFESVMSGIKKAIYYHRTATMENADVIVNTAFAERRFMLDVFMTPKPLPCDQPTIPLSQLALNTGHRPGQRMWIGVHGSVYDVTDFCPMHPGGTLIIRSNAGVDCSKSFDSLGHTNNPEVSSLLTKYFVGHLTPRPDFQGNDDIASLYDLWADYLRTSVETLVAQSFEMNIMVGEKQDSPIDPTMVWSQGNLFSMKGVRMFYKFQSRLLQNGFSSLFGPKFQELVLKLSFSLANSSSVGSVPRLPDVLGVIARAKTSEDAVATSKELSSIGHFINDSEGARFHEQGIISYATQAIELDVSLLEDIRSEACHGFDAFGALSTLQGTTSEAETAVALSTFLMQVLERMAKRLEMFYEKLSKLSVYKPEIEKNPARTRWHLVRQRISDGSFFVLTQEMSVTAATQLFQPRGQPTVDFDHIISQVRHTLNVKGAAHHAQPQQHQHHQKKIMTPATTPPLQQTPTLNSMHQSRSQTPADGASAFESYENRNALNRMSNFMDRNMRAIRRLSRVPFLPSHVDIAKHQQQHLHNLHHEIPLDTPPRSRSSSRARIGSPVQLVCSPDLAYASALLAERRLLAANQGPGPQTGPAISGGKPQLPPLVTGASAMAALMGNMNLRGRSPASSGAGSSHSRQLSAGAVSLHGGSPGGRTGRSRTAASMSGGSLRTFKLARSQSVQPTF, encoded by the exons ATGTCTGAACGATCTTGCCCAGTGTCTGGATCACTGGGTGCTAAATGCCCCGGCGCGCGAGCGGCAGGAGGCAGATCTCAGCTTCGCGGACCCAGAGGATGTTCCTTCTCTGGTTACAGCCAGCCGGGAGATCTACACGCTGCTTTTGAC ATCCCACGAGGTGTTGATGCAGAGGAATGGCTGAGGTTAAG GGAACGCAAAACGATCAACGAGGTTCTTTACTCCAACATACCGGCTCCCTCGGTCCTCAATGCTACCAAACACATCGACACCCTAACCGCCAGCGATCACGACCTCCTGGCCGTAGCCCTAGGCGCCCCGGCTCGACAGGTTATCATCCGGGCCGAAGAGGTCGGCCCGAGGAGCGGTTGGAGAGATGGATTCCTCACAGCGGAGTATGGCTTCGTGCCGCATGATCCCGACGTGTCGCCCGCAGCCTTAGCCGCGTCACCCGGTCGCATATGGTCCGACCTCTGCGAGCGCATGCCTGGCTGCGTTGCCCGCGGCCGCGTTAGAGAGTCGGTTGCCGCTCTACCCGTCATCGAGGCCACCGAGGACATCATTCCGGACGACGCCCTCTGGGCCGCATGTGTGGTTCTCGGGATGCTTTGCTCCATCTATCGATACGAGGAGAACAATGATGGAAGTGAAGGCGTCAACACATCGGCAGCATCTTCAAGGCCCGCCGTTGAAATGAGCGACGACGTTGTCGAGGAGCTCAAAGGCATTCCGAGAAGCATCGGTCTTCCTTACTTTCAAGTTTCGAAAAGATTAGGAAGAGCCATACCTCATCTGAGCTTTCCGGATCAGTCTTCGTATAATGTCAAGCTCCGAGATCCTCGATCCGTATATCCTTACAGAGACAGGTTCGACAATATTGACTTGCGATGGCCCGTGTTTGGAGAGCGAACAGAGATAGCTTTTCTCAAGGGCTGTGCTGATACGTCTG CCTCTTTCCAACACGGACCTGACGCCATCGCCAGCTGTCAAGAGCATGTTATGAGCAAGAACGTGGAGGGCCTTTTGCGCGAGCTGATCCGCCTTAAGGAGATTATCGAAAGGATGCCAAACGCCTTCCACTCGATATCCCCAAACCCGAGCTCCGGGGAGAACTTTGTTTCTGCCGAGGAGTGGGTGCGGTGGGGGCAGTTCTCTAAGCCTCTTTCCAAGCGCTGTGCAGCGGCATCCGGGCTTCAGTTCCCTCCCTATTTATTAATGGATGCCTTCCTAGGTCGCAAGAAGTACAGATCATTCCTGGGCGCCGAGGGCGTTCACTTGAGGGCTTGGCAGCCGGCGAATCTGCGCGCCTTCATTGCTGCTGTTGAGTACCACTACAGCGTACCCGAGTTTGTAGAGAAATCAGGCGACCCTCGGCTTATTGGCGTGCTGGACGGGATCGTTGAGGCATACTGTGGTGAACGAGGCTTCATGGGAGT GCATCGTTACAAGGTCTATGGAATCCTGGAAGTTGCGGCTAAAACTGGTCGAAGCGAGACAAATGGCGCATCTGGGGCAGCAGACGGGCTCAAACCTTG GGAAGAGACACACAAACAATTCTCAGAGGCAATGAAAGAACGACTGGAGCCATACCGTGGCGAAATCCCCGAACCCAATCAGATGCGTGGGACATTTGAAGAGTGCAGATACCGGGCCAAAATTCTGAGCAGGGCTTCTGTAGACAACGACCCGAACAGAAGCATAGCAGGCGTGACTTTGGATATACAAAACACAGGCATCACTTTTCAGCCCGGTGACCGGCTAGCCGTCATGCCACTCAACAGCTGGGAGGAGTGCGCAAAGGTCGCCGCTGCTCTTGGACTGGATGAAACCTTGCTGGAGGCCCCCGTCGAGCCGAACCAGAAATGGACGAGGTTCTTGGGCCATCTGAAATCGGTTTCGCGGGCCACGTCTACTGTGGTTCCACAGCTGGCCGTCAAGGACATTCTGAGACGGGGGCATCTGGCGCCGCTGACAAAAGAGCTGGTCTTGAAAGTTCACGCAATGTTACGTGCATCGTCCACCACCGTGTTGCAGGTCCTGGCAACCGATGAATGGCCAGTGAGGGGCAGTCTCGGAGATCTCTTGCAGGCGGCAGTCCTCGAGACCCCAGAGCTGATCTGGGACCAGGCCTTTGACCTGCAGGGCGACTTTGCATGGCTGGGTGATCTGGTGCCCGTCGAAGTACCGAGGACCTACTCCATCTCCAACTACCCCGACGAGCTTCTACCCAGCACCGTCGACCTGACGATATCCCGTTCCGAGTATCTGCTGTCTTCGATCTTTGCCAACAGCGACCGCATCACCAGGGCAGGGGTAAGCAGTGGCTTCCTGAACCCCATGGTGTCGTCTCACGACGAAACGCTCCTCCCGATCGACGAGGATGTCCTGGTGGGAGTCTCAAGGCCGGTAGCTTTCCAGCTCCCTCTGGATGGTGCGGCCCCCTGCGCCTTCTTCGCCGGTGGCAGTGGTATCGCACCGTTCAGAGGCTTCTGGCAGGCAAGGGTTGGCAACTCGGTCGGACGCAACATTCTGTACTTGGGCGTCCAGTCACGAGAAAAGTTTTGTTATGAGAACGAACTGCGGCAGTATGTCGGCAGTGGGCAGATGGAGGTCCACCTCGCGTTCTCCCGTGACTCAAGGGGTCTGGCCTACGACCCTCAGGCCCGAGATCTTGTCGAGAAGAAGATGCCGCCGCGTTACATCAACGACCTGATCATCGAAGAGGGCTCAACAGTGTGCGACTTGGTCATGAGCAAGAAACA GGGCGGCCTGGGCGGATATCTCTATGTCTGTGGCTCTGTTTCAGTGTTCGAGTCGGTGATGAGTGGTATCAAAAAGGCCATCTACTACCACAGGACGGCTACCATGGAGAACGCGGACGTCATTGTAAACACAGCCTTTGCAGAGCGTCGGTTCATGCTTGATGTTTTCATGACACCAAAGCCACTGCCCTGTGACCAGCCAACCATACCTCTCTCGCAACTTGCTCTCAACACAGGCCACCGCCCTGGACAGAGGATGTGGATTGGTGTGCACGGGTCTGTATACGACGTGACGGACTTTTGTCCCATGCACCCCGGCGGCACCCTGATTATCAGATCAAATGCTGGCGTGGACTGCTCCAAATCATTTGATTCTCTGGGCCATACCAACAACCCCGAGGTCAGCAGCCTGTTGACCAAGTATTTTGTCGGCCACTTGACCCCGAGGCCCGACTTTCAAGGCAACGACGACATCGCAAGCCTGTACGACCTTTGGGCCGACTACCTTCGAACGAGCGTTGAGACACTGGTGGCACAGAGCTTCGAGATGAACATCATGGTTGGTGAGAAGCAGGACTCCCCCATTGATCCCACCATGGTGTGGAGTCAAGGCAATCTTTTCAGCATGAAGGGCGTACGCATGTTCTACAAGTTCCAGTCTCGCCTGCTGCAGAATGGCTTCTCGTCGCTTTTTGGCCCCAAGTTTCAGGAGCTGGTCCTCAAGTTGTCGTTCAGTCTTGCCAACTCCTCCTCTGTCGGTTCTGTGCCACGCCTGCCGGATGTCTTGGGAGTCATTGCGCGTGCCAAAACTTCAGAAGATGCGGTGGCCACAAGCAAGGAGCTATCTTCCATTGGGCACTTCATCAACGACAGCGAGGGGGCGAGGTTTCATGAGCAGGGAATCATCAGCTACGCCACACAGGCCATCGAGCTGGACGTCAGCCTGTTGGAGGACATTCGTAGTGAGGCCTGCCACGGCTTTGACGCCTTTGGTGCCCTGTCAACGCTACAGGGCACCACCTCGGAAGCCGAGACCGCCGTGGCGCTTTCCACTTTCCTGATGCAGGTCCTCGAGAGGATGGCCAAGCGGCTCGAGATGTTTTACGAAAAACTTTCCAAGTTGTCCGTGTACAAACCAGAGATCGAAAAGAACCCAGCTCGTACCCGTTGGCACCTCGTCCGCCAGCGCATTAGCGACGGGAGCTTCTTTGTGCTCACGCAGGAAATGTCTGTGACTGCGGCGACGCAGCTGTTCCAACCCCGTGGCCAGCCGACTGTCGACTTTGACCACATCATCAGTCAGGTCCGCCACACCCTCAACGTCAAAGGCGCCGCGCATCATgcgcagccgcagcagcatcagcatcATCAGAAAAAGATCATGACCCCGGCGACCACCCCGCCCCTGCAGCAGACGCCAACGCTCAACTCCATGCACCAATCCCGCTCGCAGACGCCGGCAGACGGCGCGTCGGCATTTGAGAGTTACGAGAACAGGAACGCGCTCAACCGCATGTCAAACTTTATGGACCGCAACATGCGCGCCATCCGCCGTCTGTCCCGCGTCCCCTTTCTCCCTTCACACGTTGACATCGCaaagcaccagcagcagcatctccATAATCTTCACCACGAAATTCCGCTAgacacaccaccacgcagCCGCAGTTCGAGCCGAGCCAGGATTGGCTCCCCGGTGCAGCTAGTCTGCTCCCCGGATCTGGCGTACGCAAGTGCCCTCCTGGCTGAGCGGAGGCTGTTGGCTGCCAACCAGGGGCCGGGTCCGCAGACTGGGCCGGCCATCTCCGGGGGCAAACCgcagctgccgccgctggtcaCTGGAGCGTCGGCCATGGCGGCGCTGATGGGCAACATGAATTTGAGGGGTAGATCGCCTGCTAGCTCAGGGGCCGGCAGTTCCCATTCACGGCAGCTGTCTGCCGGAGCTGTCAGTTTGCATGGTGGAAGCCCAGGGGGCAGGACTGGCAGGTCAAGAACGGCAGCGAGCATGAGCGGAGGCTCGTTGAGGACATTCAAATTGGCTAGGTCGCAGAGCGTGCAGCCGACCTTCTGA